In the Methyloterricola oryzae genome, CGTCGACAGCCTGCTCGCCCTGATTCAAGGCCTGGACGAGCAGGCCACGCGGGTCTACCTGGTGGGACATAACCCGGATCTCACCGATCTGGCTATAAGGTTGACCGACGCAGGCCTGGCCGACATCCCCACCTGCGGCATCGCCGTGCTGGAGTTTCCCTGCGCAAGCTGGCGCGAATGCACCGCAACGCAGGGACGCCTGGCTCTGTTGCTCAGGCCGGAACGCGAGAGCCGCCCGCCGGCCTGAGAGCTTGTGAAAAAATCTAGGGCGCGTCCCGATTGCTGCGTCGCGCGGCGCTCGGTTTCCTCATGCACCCCATGTACAAAGCGGTTCCTGTGCTCCGGGCCCCTTGCCCTTGGGCCGCTCGTTACGATTTTTCACAGCCTCTGCGCTCAGACGCGCCGGGCGCGCTTGGGTTCGCCGCCCTCCTCGGGCAGCACGATATTCAGTTCCAGAATCTCGCGGTTTTCGTCCTGCTCCATGGTCACGGAAATGGCGTCGGACTCCACGTTGACATACTTGCGAATGACCTCCAGCAATTCCTTCTGCAGCATGGGCAGGTAATCCGGCTTGCTGCGCTCGGCCCGTTCGTGCGCCACCAGAATCTGCAGGCGCTCCTTCGCGATGGCGGCGGTCGGCTGGCGGGTGCCGCGGAAATAGTCGAGTAGTCCCATGTCAACCTCCGAACAGGCGGGCGAGGAAACCCTTCTTCTCTCCATTGACGAAGCGGTGCGGCACTTCGTCGCCCAGGTAGCGCTTCACCACGTCGCGATATGCCTGGCCGGCATCGCTCTTGTCGTCCAGGATCACCGGCGCGCCGGAGTTGGAGGCTGTCAGCACGGCCTTGGACTCGGGGATCACCCCCAGCAGATGC is a window encoding:
- the minE gene encoding cell division topological specificity factor MinE; the protein is MGLLDYFRGTRQPTAAIAKERLQILVAHERAERSKPDYLPMLQKELLEVIRKYVNVESDAISVTMEQDENREILELNIVLPEEGGEPKRARRV